Proteins co-encoded in one Bacillus paramycoides genomic window:
- a CDS encoding DUF3956 family protein, whose product MESCVLFVNGQPLLVVSVAGIEIARLELSLQVALTLIALGIPICA is encoded by the coding sequence ATGGAAAGTTGTGTTTTGTTCGTTAATGGACAACCTCTTTTAGTGGTCTCAGTTGCAGGAATTGAAATTGCTAGATTAGAACTTTCTCTTCAAGTAGCATTGACTTTAATAGCATTAGGGATTCCAATCTGTGCATAA